From a single Papaver somniferum cultivar HN1 unplaced genomic scaffold, ASM357369v1 unplaced-scaffold_133, whole genome shotgun sequence genomic region:
- the LOC113333714 gene encoding uncharacterized protein LOC113333714 isoform X2, translating to MGIIVEELECEIRRKDEEIDFWKGEVDYWISKHSELENRYVNQNIDEFRSNEFNEELEDYRTKYDALYGELERKNMEFDVIEGKLTDLTVTRVATETELRKYKMMCDKLSDWKEEFQKRCEENEKQADLGLNNELDVENKLEGYETKYNELSVRFNVEKVRGTCLDNEIKENRRMCVQMNKQIASLEENIKAIRKEGEKCFELNRKKFEELERERRRVTEENELLKAKFSELESQTALWLKELEGSGKHHGLSWELEGKEVECEWYKNPLKNLTLIKDVYDTELDGFKTAFSGLKEKFMGLEEDGKVMSRSEMKAQERAAHLEEVIAKMEKKLEMQDLKLEDEISTQRCLDSHDDGERECGQTGSPDKVSYGDTGDNNTNKRPCSEMDGVIDDTHVVASSKIEDKMLNNTEDIHMFEQDSLNPAGIFEIGDNNDERKTSPKSFFRTGGKRSLNVPTGNTTERHFKRSFSDQRCEEHGSSYEEDNIPLSSAAKRRRFSTEVTSDTEEDDTTPLGEFQEKKLEELLVIPKTKHSPVNLCAGDVSLSSRGQNIEEFVPLSQQGQVSLTECDQKKSQADSTLIEKFISSNNLEMSGSSQVTVGNLNSQNDREKVSGHEVGVSLSGLFVNGSETCDSGDSSTDSEDALDNELDIGEVVAMIRRNTNKELKWQNEADVLSSFKKHPVLCMKAVCALQQKTDEGKSIMGPFSKFAAHSGRELAVFLTDGNPEGDLKKSVEELEMFFPEGLEDCKILSTHYSKQLFTIYQNKEDPLFLPS from the exons ATGGGAATCATCGTTGAGGAGTTAGAGTGCGAGATAAGAAGAAAAGACGAAGAGATTGATTTTTGGAAGGGGGAAGTGGACTATTGGATAAGTAAACATTCAGAGTTAGAGAATCGGTATGTGAATCAGAATATAGATGAATTTAGGTCTAATGAGTTTAATGAAGAATTAGAAGATTATAGGACTAAGTATGATGCATTATACGGGGAACTTGAAAGGAAGAACATGGAGTTTGATGTTATTGAGGGTAAGTTGACGGATTTGACGGTGACAAGGGTTGCTACTGAAACTGAACTCCGTAAGTATAAGATGATGTGTGATAAGTTGAGCGATTGGAAGGAGGAGTTTCAGAAAAGgtgtgaagaaaatgagaaacAAGCAGACTTGGGGCTGAATAATGAACTTGATGTGGAGAATAAATTGGAAGGTTATGAAACTAAGTATAATGAATTGTCTGTGAGGTTTAATGTGGAGAAAGTAAGAGGGACTTGTCTTGACaatgagatcaaggaaaacaGGAGAATGTGTGTTCAGATGAACAAGCAGATTGCAAGTTTAGAAGAAAATATAAAAGCTATAAGGAAGGAGGGAGAAAAATGTTTTGAGCTCAATAGGAAGAAGTTCGAGGAATTGGAGCGTGAGAGAAGAAGAGTAACTGaagagaatgaacttttgaaggCCAAATTTAGCGAATTGGAGAGTCAAACAGCCTTGTGGCTAAAAGAATTAGAAGGTTCTGGCAAGCATCATGGTTTGTCTTGGGAGCTGGAAGGGAAGGAAGTGGAATGTGAGTGGTATAAGAATCCATTGAAGAACCTAACATTGATTAAAGATGTTTATGATACTGAACTTGATGGCTTCAAAACAGCATTCAGTGGACTGAAAGAGAAATTTATGGGTCTAGAAGAAGATGGGAAAGTTATGTCCAGAAGTGAGATGAAAGCACAAGAAAGAGCCGCTCACTTGGAAGAGGTAATTGCGAAGATGGAAAAGAAGTTGGAGATGCAGGACTTGAAGCTTGAAGATGAGATTTCAACTCAGAGATGTTTAGATTCTCACGATGATGGTGAAAGAGAATGTGGTCAGACAGGTTCACCAGATAAAGTATCTTATGGTGATACAGGGGATAACAATACAAACAAAAGACCTTGCAGTGAAATGGATGGTGTGATCGATGACACTCATGTGGTTGCTTCATCGAAAATAGAAGACAAAATGTTGAACAACACTGAAGATATACATATGTTTGAGCAAGATAGTTTGAATCCAGCAGGTATCTTTGAGATTGGTGACAACAATGATGAAAGGAAAACTAGCCCAAAGAGTTTTTTTCGTACTGGAGGCAAAAGAAGCCTGAATGTTCCGACTGGCAATACAACTGAAAGGCACTTTAAAAGATCATTCTCTGATCAGAGATGCGAGGAACATGGCAGCAGTTATGAAGAAGATAATATCCCATTATCTTCGGCAGCAAAAAGAAGAAGGTTCTCGACGGAAGTAACTAGTGATACTGAGGAAGATGATACAACTCCACTTGGTGAATTTCAGGAGAAGAAACTGGAAGAGCTATTAGTAATTCCTAAAACCAAACACTCGCCGGTGAATCTTTGTGCTGGGGATGTGTCTCTCTCTTCTCGGGGTCAAAATATTGAGGAATTTGTCCCCCTTTCACAACAAGGACAGGTTTCACTGACGGAGTGTGACCAGAAGAAGAGTCAGGCTGATAGTACATTGATTGAAAAATTCATATCTTCAAATAATCTGGAAATGAGCGGGTCATCACAAGTTACAGTAGGCAACCTAAATTCGCAAAATGACCGAGAGAAAGTATCCGGGCATGAGGTGGGTGTCAGTTTGAGTGGATTATTTGTAAATGGGTCTGAAACTTGTGATAGTGGAGATAGCTCAACTGACTCGGAAGATGCACTGGATAATGAGTTGGATATTGGTGAAGTCGTAGCAATGATAAGAAGGAACACAAATAAAGAATTGAAATGGCAAAATGAAGCAGACGTGCTTTCTTCGTTCAAGAAGCATCCCGTCCTCTGCATGAAAGCTGTCTGTGCTCTACAGCAGAAAACAGATGAGGGAAAATCAATAATGGGTCCATTTAGCAAGTTCGCTGCGCACAG TGGAAGAGAATTAGCTGTGTTTCTAACAGATGGGAATCCCGAAGGTGACTTGAAGAAGTCTGTAGAAGAGCTGGAAATGTTCTTTCCTGAAGGGCTTGAGGATTGTAAAATTTTATCCACGCATTACTCAAAGCAATTATTCACAATTTACCAAAACAAGGAAGATCCTCTCTTCCTTCCTTCTTAG
- the LOC113333714 gene encoding uncharacterized protein LOC113333714 isoform X1, with translation MGIIVEELECEIRRKDEEIDFWKGEVDYWISKHSELENRYVNQNIDEFRSNEFNEELEDYRTKYDALYGELERKNMEFDVIEGKLTDLTVTRVATETELRKYKMMCDKLSDWKEEFQKRCEENEKQADLGLNNELDVENKLEGYETKYNELSVRFNVEKVRGTCLDNEIKENRRMCVQMNKQIASLEENIKAIRKEGEKCFELNRKKFEELERERRRVTEENELLKAKFSELESQTALWLKELEGSGKHHGLSWELEGKEVECEWYKNPLKNLTLIKDVYDTELDGFKTAFSGLKEKFMGLEEDGKVMSRSEMKAQERAAHLEEVIAKMEKKLEMQDLKLEDEISTQRCLDSHDDGERECGQTGSPDKVSYGDTGDNNTNKRPCSEMDGVIDDTHVVASSKIEDKMLNNTEDIHMFEQDSLNPAGIFEIGDNNDERKTSPKSFFRTGGKRSLNVPTGNTTERHFKRSFSDQRCEEHGSSYEEDNIPLSSAAKRRRFSTEVTSDTEEDDTTPLGEFQEKKLEELLVIPKTKHSPVNLCAGDVSLSSRGQNIEEFVPLSQQGQVSLTECDQKKSQADSTLIEKFISSNNLEMSGSSQVTVGNLNSQNDREKVSGHEVGVSLSGLFVNGSETCDSGDSSTDSEDALDNELDIGEVVAMIRRNTNKELKWQNEADVLSSFKKHPVLCMKAVCALQQKTDEGKSIMGPFSKFAAHSCSIYWYVMDKMRLITVLNMVLLFSHYQIMSLTSNKLMGRSFIMMTALCQNIRHIGHPSFGSS, from the exons ATGGGAATCATCGTTGAGGAGTTAGAGTGCGAGATAAGAAGAAAAGACGAAGAGATTGATTTTTGGAAGGGGGAAGTGGACTATTGGATAAGTAAACATTCAGAGTTAGAGAATCGGTATGTGAATCAGAATATAGATGAATTTAGGTCTAATGAGTTTAATGAAGAATTAGAAGATTATAGGACTAAGTATGATGCATTATACGGGGAACTTGAAAGGAAGAACATGGAGTTTGATGTTATTGAGGGTAAGTTGACGGATTTGACGGTGACAAGGGTTGCTACTGAAACTGAACTCCGTAAGTATAAGATGATGTGTGATAAGTTGAGCGATTGGAAGGAGGAGTTTCAGAAAAGgtgtgaagaaaatgagaaacAAGCAGACTTGGGGCTGAATAATGAACTTGATGTGGAGAATAAATTGGAAGGTTATGAAACTAAGTATAATGAATTGTCTGTGAGGTTTAATGTGGAGAAAGTAAGAGGGACTTGTCTTGACaatgagatcaaggaaaacaGGAGAATGTGTGTTCAGATGAACAAGCAGATTGCAAGTTTAGAAGAAAATATAAAAGCTATAAGGAAGGAGGGAGAAAAATGTTTTGAGCTCAATAGGAAGAAGTTCGAGGAATTGGAGCGTGAGAGAAGAAGAGTAACTGaagagaatgaacttttgaaggCCAAATTTAGCGAATTGGAGAGTCAAACAGCCTTGTGGCTAAAAGAATTAGAAGGTTCTGGCAAGCATCATGGTTTGTCTTGGGAGCTGGAAGGGAAGGAAGTGGAATGTGAGTGGTATAAGAATCCATTGAAGAACCTAACATTGATTAAAGATGTTTATGATACTGAACTTGATGGCTTCAAAACAGCATTCAGTGGACTGAAAGAGAAATTTATGGGTCTAGAAGAAGATGGGAAAGTTATGTCCAGAAGTGAGATGAAAGCACAAGAAAGAGCCGCTCACTTGGAAGAGGTAATTGCGAAGATGGAAAAGAAGTTGGAGATGCAGGACTTGAAGCTTGAAGATGAGATTTCAACTCAGAGATGTTTAGATTCTCACGATGATGGTGAAAGAGAATGTGGTCAGACAGGTTCACCAGATAAAGTATCTTATGGTGATACAGGGGATAACAATACAAACAAAAGACCTTGCAGTGAAATGGATGGTGTGATCGATGACACTCATGTGGTTGCTTCATCGAAAATAGAAGACAAAATGTTGAACAACACTGAAGATATACATATGTTTGAGCAAGATAGTTTGAATCCAGCAGGTATCTTTGAGATTGGTGACAACAATGATGAAAGGAAAACTAGCCCAAAGAGTTTTTTTCGTACTGGAGGCAAAAGAAGCCTGAATGTTCCGACTGGCAATACAACTGAAAGGCACTTTAAAAGATCATTCTCTGATCAGAGATGCGAGGAACATGGCAGCAGTTATGAAGAAGATAATATCCCATTATCTTCGGCAGCAAAAAGAAGAAGGTTCTCGACGGAAGTAACTAGTGATACTGAGGAAGATGATACAACTCCACTTGGTGAATTTCAGGAGAAGAAACTGGAAGAGCTATTAGTAATTCCTAAAACCAAACACTCGCCGGTGAATCTTTGTGCTGGGGATGTGTCTCTCTCTTCTCGGGGTCAAAATATTGAGGAATTTGTCCCCCTTTCACAACAAGGACAGGTTTCACTGACGGAGTGTGACCAGAAGAAGAGTCAGGCTGATAGTACATTGATTGAAAAATTCATATCTTCAAATAATCTGGAAATGAGCGGGTCATCACAAGTTACAGTAGGCAACCTAAATTCGCAAAATGACCGAGAGAAAGTATCCGGGCATGAGGTGGGTGTCAGTTTGAGTGGATTATTTGTAAATGGGTCTGAAACTTGTGATAGTGGAGATAGCTCAACTGACTCGGAAGATGCACTGGATAATGAGTTGGATATTGGTGAAGTCGTAGCAATGATAAGAAGGAACACAAATAAAGAATTGAAATGGCAAAATGAAGCAGACGTGCTTTCTTCGTTCAAGAAGCATCCCGTCCTCTGCATGAAAGCTGTCTGTGCTCTACAGCAGAAAACAGATGAGGGAAAATCAATAATGGGTCCATTTAGCAAGTTCGCTGCGCACAG TTGCTCTATTTACTGGTATGTTATGGACAAGATGCGACTTATCACAGTGCTTAATATGGTCCTGCTTTTTAGTCACTATCAGATCATGTCCTTGACCTCCAACAAGCTGATGGGCCGAAGTTTTATCATGATGACTGCCTTGTGTCAGAACATTAGGCACATAGGCCATCCGTCGTTTGGATCATCTTGA